A window from Heptranchias perlo isolate sHepPer1 unplaced genomic scaffold, sHepPer1.hap1 HAP1_SCAFFOLD_141, whole genome shotgun sequence encodes these proteins:
- the LOC137308851 gene encoding uncharacterized protein, with the protein MAEPRTPRFSDTAVEVLLEQVRARRELLFPSEGRSVPRETVHQAWMDVALSVNSRSEVPKTWLQCRKKFNGLTWTAKEKLAHKTRKRTSSGEQVNSILDLTQMEQEALDIIGPNSRRSIETGKARGRVQQDLSHYLDPAVQEMEGDHRTEDTPSPAPSFQYTSTEISMCGERDGQFNNSEQELAIVERTVRETDGRRASSGPSYAEEDKDADFNGPAFKRKIFHEHHQLLEALDSLPRSCLTLSESMEESASILCGVVAQGITTLQSTMERVVSSMDAAVRPSVQEPVAPALASLIEAQTGAIQALACTVSSGLERLGGRIDKGFSRVTDLLQSALPQVSGSTESWLRGSDNGAMGLAHAALYQNHSTSAPSPHLQPLDQTAPVAAEILQSAARPSRTRALRDRRQRASQALTEPQ; encoded by the exons ATGGCGGAGCCCCGGACCCCCCGCTTCAGTGACACGGCGGTGGAGGTGTTGTTGGAGCAGGTGCGGGCCCGCCGGGAGCTGTTGTTCCCCTCGGAGGGCCGCAGTGTGCCCCGGGAGACGGTGCACCAGGCCTGGATGGACGTCGCTCTCAGTGTGAACTCCCGGAGCGAGGTCCCCAAGACTTGGCTCCAGTGCCGCAAGAAGTTCAACGGCCTGACCTGGACGGCCAAG gagaagctggcacacaaaACAAGGAAGAGGACCAGCAGTGGGGAACAGGTAAACTCCATTCTGGATCTCACCCAGATGGAGCAGGAAGCCCTGGACATCATTGGGCCAAACAGTCGGAGAAGCATCGAGACTGGCAAGGCTCGAGGCCGAGTACAGCAGG ATCTATCCCATTACTTGGACCCTGCTGTGCAAGAGATGGAGGGGGACCACCGTACAGAAGATACTCCATCACCAGCTCCATCCTTCCAATACACCAGCACAGAAATCAGCATGTGCGGTGAGAGAGATGGTCAGTTCAACAATAGTGAGCAGGAGCTGGCCATAGTGGAAAGGACAGTGCGGGAGACGGATGGCCGAAGGGCGAGCTCAGGTCCCAGCTATGCCGAAGAAGACAAAGATGCAGATTTCAATGGCCCAGCCTTTAAAAGAAAGATCTTCCATGAACATCATCAGTTGCTCGAGGCATTGGACAGCCTGCCTAGGAGCTGCCTCACCCTGTCTGAGAGTATGGAGGAGTCCGCTTCCatattgtgtggtgtcgtggcgCAAGGCATCACCACTCTGCAGTCTACCATGGAGCGTGTGGTCAGCTCTATGGACGCTGCAGTGAGACCCTCTGTTCAGGAGCCTGTGGCACCTGCACTGGCATCATTGATCGAAGCTCAGACTGGTGCCATTCAGGCTCTGGCCTGCACCGTCTCCTCTGGCTTGGAAAGGCTTGGGGGACGTATTGATAAGGGCTTCAGTCGTGTCACAGACCTCCTACAGTCTGCTCTCCCACAAGTCAGTGGCAGTACTGAGTCATGGCTACGTGGGAGTGACAATGGCGCAATGGGACTGGCACATGCTGCCCTCTATCAGAACCACAGCACGTCTGCTCCCTCACCACATCTTCAACCACTCGACCAGACTGCTCCGGTGGCAGCAGAGAtactgcagtctgcagccaggccaTCTCGCACTCGAGCTCTTAGAGATCGCCGACAACGAGCATCTCAAGCCCTGACTGAGCCACAGTAG